A window from Drosophila kikkawai strain 14028-0561.14 chromosome 2L, DkikHiC1v2, whole genome shotgun sequence encodes these proteins:
- the Or42a gene encoding odorant receptor 42a — MQLRKIFPAMYTLSEDLPARSRDATLYLLRCIFLMGVRKPPARYFLAYVLWSFALNLSSTFYQPIGFLTGYISHLSEFSPGEFLTSLQVAFNAWSCSTKVLIVWALVKRFDEANAILDEMDKRITQASERLQVHRAVSLSNRIFFFFMTVYMVYATNTFLSAILIGRPPYQNYYPYLDWRSSHWHLALQAGLEYFAMAGACFQDVCVDCYPVNFVLVLRAHMSIFADRLRRLGTDPAESHEERYEQLVECIQDHKIILRYVDCLRPVISGTIFVQFLVVGLVLGFTLINIVLFANLGSAIAALSFMAAVLLETTPFCILCNYLTEDCYKLADALFHSNWIDEETRYKKTLMYFLQKLQQPITFMAMNVFPISVGTNISVTKFSFSVFTLVKQMNIAEKLAKSNDDE; from the exons ATGCAGTTACGAAAGATCTTTCCGGCGATGTACACTCTTTCCGAGGATCTTCCGGCTCGCTCCCGGGACGCGACTCTGTACCTACTGCGCTGCATCTTCCTGATGGGCGTACGTAAGCCTCCCGCAAGATATTTCCTAGCCTACGTCTTGTGGTCCTTCGCTCTGAATCTGAGCTCGACATTCTATCAGCCCATCGGATTCCTCACGGGCTACATAAGCCATCTGTCGGAGTTTTCGCCGGGCGAGTTCCTCACGTCGCTGCAGGTGGCGTTCAATGCCTGGTCCTGCTCCACCAAGGTGCTGATTGTCTGGGCACTCGTCAAGAGGTTCGATGAAGCCAACGCCATTCTGGATGAAATGGACAAACGAATCACGCAGGCCAGCGAACGTTTGCAGGTTCATCGCGCTGTCTCGCTTAGCAACCGGATCTTCTTTTTCTTCATGACAGTGTACATGGTGTACGCCACAAACACCTTTCTCTCGGCGATTTTGATCGGAAGACCGCCGTACCAGAACTACTACCCGTACTTAGACTGGCGCTCCAGCCACTGGCACCTTGCCCTGCAGGCCGGCTTGGAGTACTTTGCCATGGCTGGGGCCTGCTTTCAAGACGTCTGTGTGGATTGCTATCCAGTAAACTTTGTGCTCGTGCTGAGGGCCCACATGTCCATCTTTGCGGATCGATTGCGCCGCCTGGGCACTGATCCGGCGGAGAGCCACGAGGAGCGCTACGAACAGCTGGTGGAGTGCATACAAGACCACAAGATAATACTGCG cTATGTCGACTGTCTTCGTCCAGTGATCTCAGGAACTATATTTGTGCAATTCTTGGTTGTCGGATTGGTACTTGGCTTCACCCTTATCAACATAGTTTTGTTCGCTAATCTGGGATCGGCCATCGCAGCGCTTTCTTTTATGGCTGCCGTGCTGTTGGAGACTACGCCCTTTTGCATACTCTGCAACTATCTGACTGAGGACTGCTACAAACTCGCCGACGCTCTATTTCACTCCAACTGGATCGATGAAGAGACTCGATATAAAAAGACTTTAATGTATTTCCTCCAGAAACTCCAGCAACCGATAACATTCATGGCCATGAATGTATTTCCCATATCCGTGGGCACCAATATCAGT GTTACCAAGTTCTCATTCTCTGTATTTACTCTGGTTAAACAAATGAACATCGCCGAAAAACTAGCAAAATCAAATGATGACGAGTAa